A window from Cryobacterium sp. SO1 encodes these proteins:
- a CDS encoding LamB/YcsF family protein, with protein MSIIDLNSDLGEGFGRWSLGDDLEMLGIVTSANIACGFHAGDPQGIRKTVLGARDAGVSIGAHVGYRDLAGFGRRNMDVSSAELISDVIYQIGALQGIARAAGTTVTYVKPHGALYNTIVHDARQAQDVVTAIREIDPALAILGLPGSEVLRAAEKAGLRSVTEAFADRAYTPAGTLVSRKEPGSVLHDAELVAARMVQLATEGTLTAIDGSTITVAADSICVHGDSPGATELARQVRAALTAAAINITAFAPRSGAGRAS; from the coding sequence ATGAGCATCATCGACCTCAACAGCGACCTCGGCGAAGGCTTCGGCCGCTGGAGCCTCGGCGACGACCTGGAGATGCTCGGCATCGTCACCAGCGCCAACATCGCCTGCGGCTTCCACGCCGGCGACCCGCAGGGGATCCGCAAGACCGTCCTCGGCGCCCGGGACGCCGGGGTGTCGATCGGCGCGCACGTGGGCTACCGCGACCTGGCCGGCTTCGGCCGGCGCAACATGGACGTCTCCAGCGCCGAGCTGATCTCCGACGTGATCTACCAGATCGGCGCGCTGCAGGGCATCGCCCGGGCGGCCGGCACCACGGTCACCTACGTGAAGCCCCACGGCGCCCTCTACAACACGATCGTGCACGACGCGCGTCAGGCCCAGGATGTGGTGACGGCGATCCGTGAGATCGACCCGGCCCTGGCCATCCTGGGGCTGCCCGGCTCTGAGGTGCTGCGGGCGGCGGAGAAGGCGGGCCTCCGCAGCGTGACCGAGGCCTTCGCCGACCGGGCCTACACCCCGGCCGGCACCCTGGTGTCGCGGAAGGAGCCCGGCTCGGTGCTGCACGACGCCGAGCTGGTGGCCGCGCGCATGGTGCAGCTGGCCACCGAGGGCACCCTCACCGCCATCGACGGCAGCACCATCACCGTGGCGGCGGACTCGATCTGCGTGCACGGCGACAGCCCGGGCGCCACCGAGCTGGCCCGGCAGGTGCGTGCCGCCCTCACCGCGGCAGCCATCAACATCACCGCGTTCGCCCCACGGTCGGGCGCCGGGCGAGCCTCCTAG
- a CDS encoding NRAMP family divalent metal transporter, giving the protein MTDPTQTTASAEPTEKAGIRSVAKSRRTALIGALFLMATSAIGPGFITQTATFTAQMGAAFAFGILASILIDFAVQLNVWRMITVSGKRAPELANLAIPGSGFVLAFLVILGGLVFNIGNIAGAGLGLNVLTGLDAKIGGLLSALFAIAIFLAKRAGAVVDRVVVIAGLVMILLTVIVAFISQPPIGDALRQTVLPDEINFATITTIVGGTVGGYITYAGAHRLLASGTAGVEHVKEVSRAAFNGILVTGIMRYVLFLAILGVVAGGVVIDTSGAAANPAAQAFQAAAGEAGLRIFGAIFWIAAITSIIGAAYTSVSFLPVFSQKIVGRAADFATIVFIVVSLAVYLLIGTAPATLMVFVGGFNGLILPIGLTIFMYIGWFRGDLMNGYRYPKWLLIIGTLATLVTWYMAVMAVGPIFSLLAV; this is encoded by the coding sequence GTGACCGACCCCACCCAGACCACCGCATCCGCGGAACCCACCGAAAAGGCCGGCATCCGCAGCGTCGCCAAGAGCCGCCGCACCGCCCTGATCGGGGCCCTGTTCCTGATGGCCACCTCGGCCATCGGCCCCGGCTTCATCACCCAGACCGCCACCTTCACCGCGCAGATGGGCGCCGCGTTCGCGTTCGGCATCCTGGCCTCGATCCTGATCGACTTCGCCGTGCAGCTGAACGTCTGGCGCATGATCACGGTCAGCGGCAAGCGCGCCCCCGAGCTGGCCAACCTCGCGATCCCGGGCAGCGGCTTCGTGCTCGCGTTCCTCGTGATCCTCGGCGGACTGGTCTTCAACATCGGCAACATCGCCGGTGCGGGTCTGGGCCTGAACGTGCTCACCGGACTCGACGCGAAGATCGGCGGGCTGCTCAGCGCCCTGTTCGCCATCGCGATCTTCCTGGCCAAGCGGGCCGGCGCTGTCGTCGACCGGGTCGTGGTCATCGCCGGGCTCGTCATGATCCTGCTCACCGTGATCGTGGCGTTCATCTCCCAGCCGCCCATCGGGGATGCGCTGCGCCAGACCGTGCTGCCCGACGAGATCAACTTCGCCACCATCACCACCATCGTGGGCGGCACCGTCGGCGGCTACATCACCTACGCCGGCGCCCACCGTCTGCTCGCCAGCGGCACCGCCGGGGTGGAGCACGTCAAGGAGGTCTCCCGCGCGGCCTTCAACGGCATCCTGGTCACCGGCATCATGCGCTACGTGCTGTTCCTGGCGATCCTCGGCGTGGTCGCCGGCGGCGTGGTCATCGACACCTCCGGTGCCGCGGCCAACCCGGCAGCCCAGGCGTTCCAGGCCGCAGCCGGCGAAGCGGGCCTGCGGATCTTCGGCGCGATCTTCTGGATCGCCGCGATCACCAGCATCATCGGCGCCGCGTACACCTCGGTGTCGTTCCTGCCGGTGTTCTCCCAGAAGATCGTCGGCCGGGCCGCCGACTTCGCCACGATCGTCTTCATCGTCGTCTCCCTCGCGGTCTACCTGCTGATCGGCACCGCCCCGGCCACCCTGATGGTGTTCGTCGGCGGGTTCAACGGCCTGATCCTGCCGATCGGCCTCACCATCTTCATGTACATCGGCTGGTTCCGCGGCGACCTGATGAACGGTTACCGCTACCCGAAGTGGCTGCTGATCATCGGCACCCTGGCCACGCTGGTCACCTGGTACATGGCCGTGATGGCGGTCGGCCCGATCTTCTCGCTGCTGGCCGTCTAA
- a CDS encoding sugar-binding protein codes for MKKILFATTAIMAVAALGLTGCSSDTGRGAETGTEETTSGFDAGSLIGVALPDKTSENWVLAGSLFEEGLADAGFEGDVQYAGASNAVADQQQQISTMVTNGAKVIIVGAKDGAQLGTQVAEAKAAGAIVIAYDRLILNTDDVDYYVAFDNFKVGQLQGQALLDGMAAKFPDKTAYNVELFSGSADDSNSAVFFDGAMDVLQPKIDDGTLKVVSGQTDIAQTATDGWKPENAQRRMDTLMQGTYQAEAVDGVLSPNDTLARAIITSVKDAGQAVLPVVTGQDSEAASIPLIMSGEQYSTIYKDTRALVKEAIAMATALQAGDEPTVNDTESYDNGNKVVPADLLTPVIVTADNAAEAYAENPDLVALTK; via the coding sequence ATGAAGAAGATCCTTTTCGCCACGACAGCCATCATGGCAGTCGCGGCGCTCGGCCTCACCGGCTGTTCCTCCGACACCGGTCGCGGTGCCGAGACCGGGACCGAGGAAACCACCAGCGGCTTCGACGCCGGTTCGCTCATCGGTGTCGCCCTCCCGGACAAGACCAGTGAGAACTGGGTTCTGGCCGGCAGCCTGTTCGAGGAAGGGCTCGCCGACGCCGGATTCGAAGGCGACGTGCAGTACGCCGGTGCCAGCAACGCTGTCGCCGACCAGCAGCAGCAGATCTCGACCATGGTCACCAACGGTGCCAAGGTCATCATCGTCGGCGCCAAGGACGGCGCGCAGCTCGGCACCCAGGTGGCAGAGGCCAAGGCAGCCGGCGCGATCGTCATCGCGTACGACCGTCTCATCCTGAACACCGACGACGTGGACTATTACGTCGCGTTCGACAACTTCAAGGTCGGCCAGCTCCAGGGTCAGGCCCTCCTCGACGGCATGGCGGCGAAGTTCCCGGACAAGACCGCCTACAACGTGGAGCTCTTCTCCGGCTCCGCCGACGACTCGAACTCCGCGGTCTTCTTCGACGGCGCCATGGACGTGCTGCAGCCGAAGATCGACGATGGCACCCTGAAGGTCGTCTCCGGCCAGACCGACATCGCCCAGACGGCAACCGATGGCTGGAAGCCGGAGAACGCCCAGCGCCGCATGGACACCCTCATGCAGGGTACCTATCAGGCCGAGGCCGTCGACGGCGTCCTGTCGCCGAACGACACCCTCGCCCGCGCCATCATCACCTCGGTGAAGGATGCCGGTCAGGCCGTCCTGCCCGTCGTGACCGGTCAGGACTCCGAAGCGGCGTCCATCCCGCTGATCATGTCCGGCGAGCAGTACTCGACCATCTACAAGGACACCCGCGCGCTGGTCAAGGAAGCCATCGCCATGGCCACCGCACTGCAGGCCGGTGACGAGCCCACAGTCAACGACACCGAGTCGTACGACAACGGCAACAAGGTCGTCCCGGCCGACCTGCTCACGCCGGTCATCGTGACCGCGGACAACGCCGCCGAGGCGTACGCCGAGAACCCCGACCTGGTAGCACTCACCAAGTAG
- a CDS encoding isocitrate lyase/phosphoenolpyruvate mutase family protein has protein sequence MDTFRELHHADAPLLLPNAWDVGSALAYVAAGFPAIGTTSFGLAAAAGLPDGGGSTRAATAALAALLCRLPVHITADIEDGYSDDPAEVADVVAELAALGVVGVNLEDSRDGHLVDPTVLAAKVAAIKRHSPDVFVNARVDNFWFDEEATVQAVLLRALAYADAGTDGVFVPGVTDPVDIRSITAGIGLPVNVLAHPTLTVAELGALGIRRVSSGSLPYRAAVDAAVNVATLLRDNKRTPPATSYWEMQAHLEGFSE, from the coding sequence ATGGACACTTTCCGGGAACTCCACCACGCCGATGCGCCCTTGCTGCTGCCCAATGCCTGGGATGTCGGCTCCGCCCTGGCCTACGTGGCGGCAGGTTTTCCCGCGATCGGCACCACCAGCTTCGGTCTGGCCGCCGCCGCCGGCCTGCCCGACGGCGGTGGCTCCACCCGGGCGGCAACCGCGGCCCTCGCGGCGCTCCTGTGTCGCCTTCCCGTGCACATCACCGCCGACATCGAGGACGGTTACTCCGACGACCCGGCCGAGGTCGCGGACGTCGTGGCCGAGCTGGCCGCCCTCGGTGTGGTCGGGGTCAATTTGGAGGACAGCAGGGACGGGCACCTGGTGGATCCGACGGTGCTTGCCGCCAAGGTCGCCGCGATCAAGCGACACAGCCCGGATGTCTTCGTGAACGCCCGGGTGGACAACTTCTGGTTCGACGAGGAGGCCACGGTGCAGGCCGTTTTGCTCCGCGCCCTCGCCTACGCCGACGCCGGGACCGACGGGGTCTTCGTCCCCGGAGTGACGGACCCGGTGGACATCCGGAGCATCACCGCCGGCATCGGCCTGCCGGTCAACGTGCTGGCGCACCCCACTTTGACGGTGGCGGAGCTGGGCGCCCTGGGCATCCGCCGCGTGAGTTCGGGGTCGCTGCCGTACCGTGCAGCCGTCGATGCGGCGGTGAACGTCGCCACCCTGCTCCGCGACAACAAGCGGACGCCGCCCGCGACGTCCTACTGGGAGATGCAGGCCCACCTCGAGGGCTTCAGCGAGTAA
- a CDS encoding GntR family transcriptional regulator, producing MAQLDDAEDSNSRADQAAERLRRLLIAGDLVPGQRLSETAVSERLGVSRNTLREAFRMLTHERLLVHKPHAGVFVAVPSLASIIDIYRVRRMIECQALRSSPARHPASRRMRAAVESAQASREADDWLAVGTANMEFHSAIVALADSDHLDRLYANISAELRLAFGLLDDPDYLHRPYVDRNTAVLKLYLAGEAAQAAAVLEDYLLLSERTIVAAYARQLPA from the coding sequence GTGGCTCAACTCGATGATGCGGAAGACAGCAACTCGCGCGCCGACCAGGCCGCCGAGAGGCTGCGCCGCCTGCTCATCGCCGGGGACCTGGTGCCCGGCCAACGCCTGTCCGAAACCGCCGTCAGCGAGCGGCTCGGCGTCTCCCGCAATACCCTGCGCGAAGCTTTTCGCATGCTCACCCACGAGCGCCTCCTCGTACACAAGCCGCACGCCGGTGTGTTCGTGGCGGTGCCGTCGCTCGCGTCGATCATCGACATCTACCGGGTGCGCCGAATGATCGAGTGCCAGGCGCTGCGCTCCTCCCCCGCCCGGCACCCCGCGAGTCGCCGGATGCGCGCCGCCGTGGAGTCAGCCCAGGCCAGCCGCGAGGCCGACGACTGGCTCGCCGTGGGCACGGCGAACATGGAGTTCCATTCCGCGATCGTGGCCCTGGCCGACAGCGACCACCTCGACCGGCTGTACGCCAACATCTCCGCCGAGCTGCGCCTGGCCTTCGGGCTGCTCGACGACCCGGACTACCTGCACCGGCCGTATGTGGACCGCAACACGGCCGTGCTCAAGCTCTACCTGGCGGGCGAGGCGGCGCAGGCCGCAGCCGTTCTGGAGGATTACCTGCTGCTCTCCGAGCGCACGATCGTGGCCGCCTACGCCCGGCAGCTTCCGGCCTGA
- a CDS encoding urea amidolyase family protein translates to MSGTMRFLPVRDDALLIELDDLPTTLALFDSLSSDPVLGTGELIPGARTLLVFYRPSAVSPAQIVRAVRSRDLGGRVAGEGSLIGLPVTYDGEDLDEVAGLLGIGAAEVVRLHTAADYAVGFTGFAPGFAYLSGGHPALDVPRRGSPRTRIPAGSVALAGTFSGVYPRESPGGWQLIGTTEARMWDLSRERPALLLPGDRVRFVDVAGGGRARVTVSGETAVGDLASAAPTHTSPAAAEAGHALEILDPGMLTLLQDLGRPGYASMGVSSSGALDPVSLRTANRLVGNDSGAATLETTFGGLRLRARGEQVLAVTGAPVPLSIRTVLPAGAGSDAADERAAATDSGAETRTRTAPFGAPFALGAGEELVVGRPAAGLRSYLAVRGGFALEPVLGSLSTDVLAGLGPAPVTAGTVLPVGTAARGLAAVALPEGGTADPVGSALGTVPGNAPAEVVLDVVLGPRTDWFSGDAIGALTGQSWLVSSRSNRVGLRLDGESLTRVVDAELPSEGTVSGAIQIPPNGQPVLFLADHPLTGGYPVIGSVATHHLPLAGQLPPGARIRFTPIGPFDEYSADTPEVTP, encoded by the coding sequence GTGAGCGGCACCATGCGGTTCCTCCCCGTGCGCGACGACGCGCTGCTGATCGAGCTGGACGACCTGCCCACGACCCTGGCGCTGTTCGACTCGCTCAGCAGCGATCCGGTGCTCGGCACCGGCGAGCTCATCCCGGGCGCCCGCACCCTGCTGGTGTTCTACCGGCCGAGCGCCGTGAGCCCGGCGCAGATCGTGCGGGCCGTGCGCTCCCGCGACCTGGGCGGCCGGGTCGCGGGCGAGGGCTCGCTCATCGGGCTCCCGGTGACCTACGACGGAGAAGACCTCGACGAGGTCGCCGGGCTGCTCGGAATCGGCGCCGCCGAGGTGGTGCGGCTACACACGGCGGCGGACTACGCCGTGGGGTTCACCGGGTTCGCCCCAGGCTTCGCCTACCTCTCCGGCGGCCACCCGGCCCTGGACGTGCCGCGCCGCGGCTCACCCCGCACCCGCATCCCCGCCGGATCGGTGGCCCTCGCCGGCACCTTCAGCGGCGTCTACCCGCGCGAAAGCCCGGGCGGCTGGCAGCTCATCGGCACCACCGAGGCCCGGATGTGGGACCTGTCGCGCGAGCGCCCCGCCCTGCTGTTGCCCGGCGACCGGGTGCGCTTCGTGGACGTGGCCGGTGGCGGGCGGGCCCGCGTGACGGTCTCCGGCGAGACCGCCGTTGGTGACTTGGCTTCGGCCGCGCCAACCCACACCTCCCCGGCTGCGGCCGAGGCCGGGCACGCTCTCGAGATCCTCGACCCCGGTATGCTCACCCTGCTGCAGGACCTCGGCCGGCCCGGCTACGCGAGCATGGGCGTCTCCAGCTCCGGCGCCCTCGACCCGGTGTCGCTGCGCACGGCCAACCGGCTGGTCGGCAACGACAGCGGGGCGGCCACCCTCGAGACGACCTTCGGCGGGCTCCGGCTCCGGGCGCGCGGTGAACAGGTACTCGCCGTCACCGGGGCGCCCGTGCCGCTGAGCATCCGCACTGTTCTGCCCGCCGGCGCCGGGAGCGACGCTGCCGACGAGCGCGCTGCCGCCACGGATTCCGGCGCCGAGACCCGCACCCGCACCGCCCCGTTCGGCGCCCCGTTCGCCCTCGGTGCGGGCGAGGAACTCGTCGTGGGCCGCCCGGCCGCCGGGCTGCGCAGCTACCTCGCCGTGCGCGGCGGCTTCGCCCTCGAGCCCGTGCTCGGCAGTCTCTCCACCGACGTCCTGGCCGGGCTCGGCCCGGCGCCGGTCACGGCCGGAACGGTCCTCCCCGTCGGCACTGCCGCGCGCGGCCTCGCCGCGGTCGCCCTGCCCGAAGGCGGCACGGCCGACCCGGTCGGCAGCGCGCTCGGCACCGTGCCCGGCAACGCACCTGCCGAGGTGGTGCTCGACGTCGTGCTGGGCCCCCGCACCGACTGGTTCTCCGGCGACGCCATCGGCGCTCTCACCGGGCAGAGCTGGCTGGTCAGCTCCCGCTCCAACCGGGTGGGCCTCCGCCTGGACGGCGAGTCGCTCACCCGCGTCGTCGACGCCGAGCTGCCCAGCGAGGGCACCGTGTCCGGCGCCATCCAGATCCCGCCGAACGGGCAGCCCGTGCTGTTCCTCGCCGACCATCCGCTCACCGGCGGGTACCCCGTGATCGGGTCGGTCGCCACCCACCACCTGCCGCTCGCCGGGCAGCTTCCGCCGGGCGCGCGCATCCGGTTCACCCCCATCGGTCCATTCGACGAGTACTCCGCAGACACCCCCGAGGTCACACCATGA